TTTTATTGAATAAAAAGACGCGCGGTATTGTTTTTGAATATTTAGCGTGGTTTTGGTTTAAATTTGCAGTAGTGATTATTCTTTTATTTGCGATCAATGCAATCTTTAGTTTTGTGAAGTGGGGGTTTCACATCCCGATTAATTTGTTTTCTATCGCTACAATCACGATTTTGGGGCTACCAGGTATGATTTGTATAAGTTTTTTAATGATAATGAAAAAAATTTAACAAAAATGCTTGCGGTAATAAATAATACATGGTATATTATTTTAAGTCGCAAGCGCGACAAACACTATCGAAAAAA
The sequence above is a segment of the Solibacillus sp. FSL H8-0523 genome. Coding sequences within it:
- a CDS encoding pro-sigmaK processing inhibitor BofA family protein, with the translated sequence MGFIFLFLFLLNKKTRGIVFEYLAWFWFKFAVVIILLFAINAIFSFVKWGFHIPINLFSIATITILGLPGMICISFLMIMKKI